The following is a genomic window from Geoalkalibacter halelectricus.
CCTCAGTCAGAAAAATCGATTCTTTCCCCTCAATGATATTGCTCAAAATGTTGGCACCCACTGAGGCGTTCGACACCACGAAATCGGCACCGGCGGCGTAGAGTTGCTCGACGTTCTCCTCGCGGTTGGCGCGGGCGACGATGCGGATGTCGGGATTGATGTGGCGGCTGGCCAGGGTCAGAAAGATGTTGGTGCTGTCGTCGTTGGTGGTGACGATCAGCCCCTTGGCCTCTTGAATTCCGGACTCGCGAAGAACCTTGGGGCTGGTGGCGTCGCCGATGACGGCCACGTGGTCCAGGCAGTCGGGGTTGGATTGGCAGTCGATGAGGATGAAGGGGACGGACCGTCGTTCAAGAAAGCTTGCGGCGGCGCAGCCGATACGCCCATGACCGAGAATCAGAATTCGGTCTTCGGATTCTTCCTCCCCGGTGACTTTTTCCAGGGCTTTTAGCTGCTCGGCCGTGCCGGCCAGGACCATGAGCGCTTTGGGCGAAAGAATGGTGTCGGCCTGCGGGGTGGTGAAGCGGCCGCGCTCCCATAAGCCGATGACCGCAAGGCCCGTGCGCTGGCGAACCTGGGCCTGGGCCAGGGTTTGCCCGACAAAGGGGGTGCCCTGCACGGGGATCTCCGCGATTTGCAGACTGCCGAAGGAATCGAGGACATGGGCCAGGGCGCCGCGCGTCGTTGCGCGACTGGCCAGGTAGTGGCCGAGAATGTTTTTAAGGGGGATGGACTGATCGGCGCCGGCGAGACGCAAGAGATCCTGGTGCTCGGGTTCGTTGACCAGGGTGGCGATGGGCGTATCGCACAGGGAGCGCGCCGTCAGGCACAGGTTGGTGTTTTCCGGGTCGCTGAGGTTGGCGATGATGTGCCCTGCCGCCTCCACGCGCGCGCCCCGCAGCGCTTTGGCGTCGGTGGGGGTTCCATAGACGACCTGCAACCCTTCTTCCTCCAACGCGATTGCCTGTTCATGATCGGGGGAAACGATGACGAAGGGTGTCCGGCGGTTCTGCAGGTGACGGGTCAGTGTGCGTGTGACGGAATCGAAACCGAAGATCAGGATGTGGCCGCTGGTCTCCGCGGGCAGGGCCATAGTGGCGCGATAGCGCAGGCGCTGCTCGATCCAGGGGGCGAGAAACAGGCTGATCATGCCGAAGGGCAATAAAATCAGCATGAACACCACCCCCGAGAGGGTGACGATGGCGGAGAAGAGAAAGCCCGGATCGCTGGAGAAGGTGATATCGCCGTAGCCCAGGGTGGACATGGCGGTGATCGTCCAGTAGATGCCGGTAATAAAGGAATAATCACGGCCTTCAAGTTCCCACATCAGAAAGCGGAAAAGGGCCGCGTAAGTCATGACCAGCAGGGTCAAAAACGAACAGTAAAAGGTGAGAATTTTAATGTTTTTTCGCGCCTGGCCGCGAAAAAAATAGGCCAATTCGGCCGCAAAGGTCTTCATGGGTTCTCGCCGTCGTCCGCATCAGCAATGGTGAAACCAAGCCATGTCGGATAAAAAGGTTTGGATTATCAAGCCCTTTTATCCCATCGGCGGGTTCTTTGGCAAGGAGTAACTCGTCACCATGGGATCGCAGCCCCCATGGCAAGGGGCGCTTTTCGCCATCCCTGGCCGCTTGACTGGCGCCATCCTTGGCGCCAGACACCCTCGCCATGGGGGCCGCAATCCCACACCGGATGAGCAGATCCCAGAATTTATAGATTCAAAAACAAATGACCAATGACAAATGACAAATAACAGCCCTCAACCCACCCGCACCACCTCGTAGCGCTCCATCAGGTCGCGGGTGAGAAGCCCCAGGCCGCAGCGATCCCCCAGGGTTTCCACGGCGAGTATCGCCTCGGGGTGGGTGAAGTCGATAGTTCCCGGCGCGCCGCGCGCTTCGAGTTGCGCCAGAATGAAGGCGTCCAGGTCGCGCTCGATCTCGGGCGAGATGATTTCGCCCTTGTGACCGCGACGCTCCAGGCGCACATAAAAGCTTTTTCCTGCCAGGCGCTCCAGAAACCCCGGCACCATTTCCTTGAGCAGATCGCCGAACGTATCCGGGGTGAAGGTGAATACCCGCTCGACGGGAATGATCCGTCCCAGATCCTGAAAGGCATAAAATTTACGCTCGCGCTCGCGACGGATGGTTTCGAGCATGGACAAAGGATCGCTCACCTGTCCGAGGGCGACGCCGAGAAATTCGGTGCGGCGGAATTCCCCGAAGGGTGCCAGATCCTCGAGCATGTGACGGTAGCGGCCGGCGCCGGCCATGGTTGCGACGATGTTGAATTTCCACATCGCGGTTCTCCTGAGAGGGTGCGGTTGAAGGAAGACTCCACGGCTCTACTCTCATTATAAACGCATCGGCGCCTTTGTTGCAGGGTGCTTGCCTTACTGCGTTCGGAAGGTTCAAGAAAAAAAGCAGGCAACCCTCCGGTCGCCTGCTTCTTATGAAAAAGTTGAACTTGCAGCGAATTCAGGCCGAGCGCTGGTAGACCTCGGCGAAATACTCGCGCAGGGTGGCGACATGCTCTTCATCCGCGCGCGCCAACAGTTCGAAGCGCTCCTTGAGGCGCGGATCGCTGAATTCCAGCGCCGAGCCGACGTGTACCTGCATGAAGCCCTCTTCCAGCTCGATGGCGCGCAACAGGGCGTCTTCTTCCGCGGGCGGCGCGGCCTCGATGTCTTGCAGCAGGCTTTGCGCCTTGAGCAGCATCAGATCGAGCTTGGTTTTGGAGACCTTGGTTCCGGTGAAGCTCGCGTCGGCGGGCAGCAGACGCGCGAAGCGGATCTGATTGACGTGGTCGGCCTCGTCCTTGGCCATTTGCAGCAATAGCTCCTTCAGGCGCTCATTGCCCCTGATCGCGTTGGCCATGCGGCGATAAATGAGGCTCAGGGTGCTTTCGATTTCGGCGCAGGTATCAAAAAACTCATCCATGGGCGACTCCCGACGGCAGAGGTGAAAAAATTAGAGCGATCTTATCCCACTTGGCTGCGCCGGGCAAGACATTTCCACCACCGGTTGCCAGAGTTTATTTCAGGGCTGCTCCGAGATAGGCGCGGGCGCGCTCGCCGAAGTCCTCGGGTGGGCTTTCAAATTCCACCGCCGGTCGCGTTTCGTCCCCGTCGATGAAGCCGAAGCTGCTGATATGGCGCCAGTTTCCGCTGTACAGCAGCTCATGGGCGGGAAGCTCACGCCAAGCGGCCGGCCGCCGTCCGGAAACCGCCGCCGCGACGTCGTCGGCGAAATTCGTGGCGCCGTTACCATCGACATCGATGTAGACCCGCTCGTCGGGCAGCTTTACGGCGAGGTCGCCGTGGTCGTTTTCATAGAGTTCGGCTTGAATATTGAAGCTGATTTTGTCCGCCATGCTCTCCTCCATTTAGCAAAACGCGACTTCCTATGAATAAGTATAACTTGGATCTCGGGGACGGGTGGAAGTCAGGGAGGTGCCGGGCGCAGGTGAACGGAGGTGGAGAGCATGCGGCGCGGCGGACCTGTGGTGGGGTGGGCGAAGGTGGCGCCCGAGGGCAGGCGAAACACGCGCGGCGCGTCCGTCGTCTCGGGGTTGGGGCCGATGAGGGTGATGTCCACGGCGCGGATGTCCCGAAATTGCTCGGGGCTGGGTGAGGCGAGGCGTCGGCCGTTGGCGAGAAGGTAGGAGAATTCGACCAGGTCGAGATTATCGGCCAGAATTTGCGCCAAGGATCCGTCGTTTCGCACCAGGTTGCCGGAGGAGAGGATGAAGGTCAGGGTCGGTTCGAGGCTTTCCGCCATTTCGCCGGAGGGATTGACCCTGAAGGTAAGATTGGTCGGTCCGGCGCTGCGGATGCCGCCGCCCGGGCGGCCGTCGGGCCAAGCGGCTTGGGCCGCGCGCAGATCGGCGGCCAGCACCCGCAGGGCCAGGCGGTGCCGGGAGAGCTGAGGGTCCGCGGGCGCTTGCTCCTGGCGCGGGGAAGAGCCGGCAAAGAAGAGCGACAGGGTGCCCGCGCCCAGGGCGCCGATCAGGGCCAACAGCAGCAGCAGATTGCGGACGGTTATTCCCTTTTGATTGCCAAGCGGGCCGATCATCGTTGCGCTCCGGAAGAGAAATCTCCCTCTTCCCAGCAAATTCCAGGCCAAGGATGGGCGATGGCCCCGGCCGCCTTTGGCAATTTCACGGCATGATCTCGCGCCAGGCGCGCGGATGCAGCCCCGGAGCGGTCGTGGCCGGGCGGTAGGGGTTGAGGTCGAGATCGGCGGTGGGGGCATACAGGCGTGCGGGGCGCCCGCTCCGGCCGAAGCGCCACAGCAAGGCACCCGGCACCCCGGCGCCGAGTTCGGTGTGACGCGACGGAGAGAGCTGGTTCAGGTTCGCGCTGCTTTCGCCGTGGGGATGTTGCTCCGGGTGCGCCGGCACGCCGCTGTCATGGGCGACGGCGTACAAGCGTGCCGTGCCGCCGAACTCGCAGGGGCCGGCAGCGGGCGTCAGGGAGGTGAAATACACCGTTCCCGCGACCACCAGGGGCGCGGTGATGACCCGCTCGGCCGGGGCGCCTCGGGCAGGGTCCAGGTGGAAAAACCAGCCCCGGTCGGCGAGTTTTTTTTGCCTGTCCTCTTCCAGCACAGCCAGGGCGTCGCCGTGGAGCAGTTCGGTGACCTCGGCCAGGTCCGCCGGGGTTTGCGCCATGCGCAGGCCTTGGGCGAAGGGGTGCGCGGGGTGCGAGTCCTTACGCGTTTCGATCAGCCCGTAGAAGGCGTTGCGGCGGCGGTCGTCGTGGTCGGCGTCCAGCAGGTAGCGGCCGGTGCCGAAATAGATGCGCAAATTGCCCCGGCGGTCAATGGCCAGGGTCGGGCGCGCGCTGATGGGCGGCCCGCCGGTGTCGAAGCGCGGCTTGGCGCGCCAGGCGCGCAGTTCGGCGTCGAAAAAGAATTTCCACAGCACGCCCTCGCTGTCGCCGGCGTAGATCAGATCGAGATAGCCGTCGCCGGTGCTGTCGATGCCTACCGGATCGGAGAGACCGTAAAAGGGCTGGGCGCTGGTTTTGCTCCCGACCGGCAGGGTTGACGCACCGTTCGCCGCCAGGGGCAGGGGGGCGCCGTCGCGCAGCGCCAGGGCGCGCAATCCGCCGGGACGGTCGTCGCTGCGCGGACCGCTGGTGAACAGGGCAACCCAGCTCCCGCTCGGCAGGATCGGACCAATGAGGGGCCGGGTCGCTGCCAGAGCACCGACGAAGGGCTGGGCTTCCCAAAGAAGTTTCAACCCCGTGGGAGTCGGATCGGTGATGTCGAGGGCGAAGTAGGCGGGTCCGCCCAGGCCGCCGCCACCGATGAGCAGGGTCTTCCAGGCGGTGTGACCCGTACCCCAGGCCGGATCGCGCGCATCGGCCGCCACGGGAGCCAGGTCGAGCAGGTAGCGGTGGCTGCCGTGCTGATCCTGGCCGATGCGCTGCTGTACCGCCGCCGGGATGAAGGCCCAAGCCTCGCCGCCGGCGGGAAGGTCGGCGGCGCCGAAGGCGCTGAAGGCATGCAGCAGGCCGGTGTTGGCAGCGGTGTAGATCAGGGTCGGGCGCGTCTGGTGCGCGAGGCGAAACTCCGCGTAATCCGGCGTGCGATGATGGGCGCGGGGCGCTCCCACCACCAGGGGGGTGGAATGGATGAGCGTGCCCAGGGGCTGCTCGCGTACTGCGTTGATGAGGGCGGCCGCGGCGGGACCGTCGAGATCCCAGAGCGTTTGCAGGTGACTCAGGGTTGGACCGGAGTCGACCCAGGGGGAGAGGGTCGCCGCGGGGCCGGTCGGAGTCAGGATGTGGCGCGTTGCGGCCGGGCGGCTTGCCAGCAAGGCCGCGGCCGACCACAAAGGGCTCTCTTCGGCGGGCTCAAGACCGGAAGCGCTCAGGCGCCAGGCGCGCAGATCACCGCGCGCCTCAGCGGGAGCGAAACCGGCCCGCACCAGCAGTTCCCGGTTGTCGCGCCGGTCGTCGAGGACGACCAGGTCCGCGACTTGCGCCCAGGGAGCGAAAAATCCCGTCAGCAGGGGATCAAAGGCCGCGAACAGTTGGGACGACTCCGCCGGCAGATTCAGGTGGCGACCCCCGTTGTGCTCCACGACCTCGGTCGGGAGTGCATTCTCGGCGCCAAGGTTGAGGATGTGGAGGATGGTTTCGACGGATGCTTCCGGGTCCGCATCCGGCACCGACCGGCAGACCAGATCCTCCAGGCGCGCGTCGAAGTCGGCGGCTTGCGTAGCGGGTTGGGCGGAAAGGAAAATCAGATGCCGGGTCGGGCAGGCGCGCGTGGGAGCGATTTCGACGGCAGATGGCGCCGGTGGCGGCTGGGCGGGTTGGTGCCAGGCGCGCACGAATGCGCGGATGGTTTCGGGCGGCGTGCCGCAGGGCAAATGCAGGTGCGTGGTGCGCGTATCCCCCGCCATGCTCATCAGGCCGAAATGCGCGCCTTCGGGTCCATAGCGTTCGAGCAGTTGATCCACGGCATCCCGGGCCAGATCCCAGGGCGAAAAGGATGTATCCGCTGCTGCTTCGGTCGTGTCGAGCAGCAACAGGACCGAAGGCGGCGCGGCGCGCTTGGCCGCGAGAGGAAATTCCGGCACGCCGAACAGTGGAGCGCCCAGCGCAGCAGCGGGCGCCCATCCCAGCCAGATAGCCAGCCCGAGAACCACCAGCGCCCGCTTCATGTCAATAGCCCCTGAGGTCGAGGAGGCGACCAACCTGGACTTCAATCAGCGCCTGCGCCTGTAGGGGGCCGAAGCCCCGGGAGTGCACGCTGAAGTCGATGCGTTGGAAATCGGTGCTGTACAAAGGCGCGTGACTGGTGCCGAGGTAATGGATGCTGACGGCGAACTGCTCTAGCCCGTCGCGATCCAGGGTCTCGGGGGCCGTGGCCGCCTGCGCGCAGAAGGCTTGCGCCCAGGAAGATGGCGCGGCGCGACTGCCGAGATCCTCGCGCAACTCATCGGGCTGGTCGGCCAGCCAGGAGAGCGCGTATTGCCAGCCGCCTTCGGCCTGGTAGAAGGCGCTGTCGCGCAGCACCTCGTTGCGGGTGATGCGAATTTCGGTCAGGGCCGCCGAGGTCGCCGCCATGCCCAGCAGGGTCAAAAGGGCCAGGACCATCAAGGCGGTCAGCAGGGCGGCGCCGCATTGGTCGTTCAGGTGTTTGGGCATCATCATGTTCCCCCCTCTCGATTGGGTCAAAACCCCGCGGTGCGGATGAATTCCAGGGACAGGCTTTGCTCCCCGTCGCGCCGGGGCCATACCGCGATCACCCGCACGGTCTTGAGCCCAGGGGCCGGATCCTCCTCGGCGATGTTCCAGAACAGGCGCATTCCCGCCTGGCCCGGTGGCTCAAGACGGTGGTCGGCCTGTGAGTCTTCCGCGTCGCGATCGTCGAGGCCGGCGCGGCCGCTACCGTCGACGTCCCGCAGTTCGGGATGGTCGAAGGGCAGGGCGAGCAGATGTTCGCTCAGACTCCTGGCGGCGGCCCGGGCCTGGGCGCGCTGCTCAGCGTCGGCGGCGGCGCGCAGGGCGGTGCCTTGCAGGGAGGCCACGGCCAGCAGACCTATGGCGAACAGGCTCAGGGCAAAGAGCACTTCAAGCAGGGTGAAGCCCCTGGCGGCCCGACCGCTCTTCATGGCTCCATGTTGCGCAGATAGAGGCTCTCGTTCAGAGTGCGGCGGTATTCCCGGCCGCGGTGGTGAAAAACCGACGATAAGATGATATCGATACGCCGGATTTCATGCGGCGCGGCTACCTCGCCGCTGACCGGATCGGGCAGGCGTTCCACCAACTCACCGTCCGCGTCACGCACGAAATAGCGCAAGCGTAATTCCGTCAGGTGATCGGCCAGGGGCTGATGAAAGCCCATCCCCGGACGATCAAGGGCCGCGCCACCGCTACCCGAACAACTGCCGCCGCCGCTGCGGCCGCTGTGCATGCCCAGGGTATTGGCGCCGTAGAGGCAAAAGGCGATGTGTTCACCCGCGGCCGTCAGGCGTCCGTCGGGGCGGGTGGCGGAGCTTCCGCTGCCTTCGCCGCCGAGGTCGCGGGTGATGTAGAGATAGTCGGCGCGAGCGCTGACGATGCCGGCTCCGGCGCGCTCCGTGGGATCGTAGCCGGCGCTGCGCACATGATGGGCGATGACCGCCATGGCCGCGCGCAGCCGACTCTGTTCTTCCATGAGTCGGGAGTTGAGGGTGTAGGCGTCCTGATGGCTGCGGTACAGGGTCAGGATGGCGACCGCGGCCAGGCCGGTAAGAGCCAGGGCCAGCAGCACCTCGACCAGGGAATAGCCCTGCGTTTGCAGCCGTGTCTTAAGTCTTGGCGGTGGGTGGATGGGGGCCGACATGGGATCAGGGATTCAGGCGCGCCGCCCCGTAGAGGGTCAGGCTGAGTCTGTGAGTCGAGCCGTCATGGGGGCTGCGCAGTACCAGGGACCCGGCGCCGTGGCTGGGCAGACCGCGAAAATCGAATCCGCCCTGGGCCGCGCCCTGGGAAAAGCTCACCTGCTCCAGGCGCAGGGCCTTGAAGGGGGTAAATCCTTGGAGTTCATGGGAGTGGTCGCCGGGGCGCTCGGCCAGGATGCGATAGCCGCCGCGCGGCGCGGCCGGGGAATGGTCGGCCAGGGTGAATTCGAGATAAGCGCGGCCGTTGCCGCGCGCTGCTTCCGAGCGCGCCTGCTGAAAGGCGGCCAACAAGGCGCGCGCCTCGGCGTTTTCCTGCAGGCGGATCTGCCAGGGACGCAATTGCGGAAGGGCGAGGGCTGCGACCAGGGAGAGAATGAGCAGGACGCTGAGCGCTTCCCACAGGGTAAACCCGCGAGATTGCCGGGAAAAGGCAGGCATGATGGTTCCCCTCCGAACTTGGGCGAAAAAAGCCGCCGAAAGATACGCGTCGGCACCATAACAAATCAAGGGGCAAAGTATGCCCGAGGACCGCGGCGGAGACAACAAAAAAAGAATGAAATTTTAGCAATAACATGAGTTTGCGATGTTTTAATCTTTCATTTCCGGAGCCGCGACTTGCGAAGATTTGTCCAGGGGTGATAAACTCCGACGCAACTTTTCGCAAGGAGTTCTCCATGAGCAAAAAAGAAGAGACCAAGCCCGTTAAGATTCCCGGCCTCGGCCTGGGGATTGCCGCTCTCAGCATCTTCGTCCTGGGTGGGCTGGCCGTGTTCGCCGGGCTCATTCTCTGGAGCGTTTACCGCAATGACTTTCTCTTCGGCTGGGGAACCGGCGAAGCCTTTGGTTATCTCGGCATCTGCGTCGGCTTGCTGCTGAGCATCATGGGCGTGCTGCTCATGCGGCTGCTGCGCAATCGCGATCTGTCCTGACCCTGCGACCTCCCTATCAGGCGCCCTGCCCGGGGCGCCATCGTTCGCGCGCAGTTTTTTTCCCTTCTGCTTGTATATCTCTTTCATACACCTCCAGGTCTAGTGCTTTTTTTGCAGTGAAATCGGCGCGTTGAGTCCCTGTTGCGGCAGCTTGGCGAGATCCCCGCGGCGCCCGCCCGCATAATTTTCCTATACTTTCATGCCCTTCCTTGCAGTGCTCGCACTCTTTTTTTTCTTCCATAAAATTCAATAGAAACAGCTTGTTGGAGAAAAGTTTAGGCGCTTTTCACAAGTTGGTACGGCTGATGCTCTATAGGAGTATCAGAATGCCCGGTGATGTTGGGTCGACCACAAGGAGGATTGCCGTGAAAATCCGGATTTTGCTGAATTTAGGCCTGTTTTTCTGCGCTACCAGTGCTTTTGCCGCCGCCGGCGGTGAAGGGGAAGGCGCGAGCCTGATCATCAAGATTTTCTTCGGCTTCTTCGCGCTGATTGTCGCAACGCAGTTGATCCCGGGCCTGATTCTGCTCGGATCCTTGCTGAAAAGCCTGTTCGGCAAATCCGCGCGCGAGGCCGAAATGAGCGAGGAAACCCGGGGCCGCCGCTCCCAGTGAGGGTCTGGGTGGCGAAACGGGTGGGTTCAAAGTATGGAAAGGGGTGACGTCATGGGCGTGTTGCTGATTGCCGATAGAGACAAGGATGGGCGCAAGCAGCTTGCGGATTTTTTCGCCAACGCCGGCTATCAGGTGGTGGAGACCGATTCCGCGGCCCAGGTGCTGCTCGACACTTTCAAGAAGGAAGCGCAGGTGGTGTTGCTGAGCGGCGAGTTCGACGAGATTCCGGCGGCGGACCTGATTCCCATCATCAAAAAGTGCAACCGCCATTTGACCATCATTCTGGTGTCCAACGAAGAATCACTGCCGCAGATCCGCAAACTACGCTCCGAGGGCATTTTCTATCACGCCCTCAAACCGGTCAACGCGGCGGACAAGGAAGAACTCAAGCTGGCCGTTCAGTGCGCTTTCGCCAACGCCGGCGGCGCGCCGCGGCACACCTAAGAAGCTAGCGAGGTTGGTAGTACGACTCGACAACAAACGAAAGGAGGAGGTCATGAAAATCAAAAGCCTGTTGGGAGCGTTGATCGTTGTACTTGCCGGTGCGGGACCGGCCCTGGCGGCGGCAGGTGCGCGGCAGGACAACAGCGGTCTGGTGGTGTGGATTTTTCTCGGTTTTTGCGCCCTGATCGTGGTCGCTCAGCTGATGCCGGCGCTGTTGATCATGCTCGGCGTGG
Proteins encoded in this region:
- a CDS encoding prepilin-type N-terminal cleavage/methylation domain-containing protein, whose amino-acid sequence is MSAPIHPPPRLKTRLQTQGYSLVEVLLALALTGLAAVAILTLYRSHQDAYTLNSRLMEEQSRLRAAMAVIAHHVRSAGYDPTERAGAGIVSARADYLYITRDLGGEGSGSSATRPDGRLTAAGEHIAFCLYGANTLGMHSGRSGGGSCSGSGGAALDRPGMGFHQPLADHLTELRLRYFVRDADGELVERLPDPVSGEVAAPHEIRRIDIILSSVFHHRGREYRRTLNESLYLRNMEP
- a CDS encoding type IV pilus modification PilV family protein, whose product is MKSGRAARGFTLLEVLFALSLFAIGLLAVASLQGTALRAAADAEQRAQARAAARSLSEHLLALPFDHPELRDVDGSGRAGLDDRDAEDSQADHRLEPPGQAGMRLFWNIAEEDPAPGLKTVRVIAVWPRRDGEQSLSLEFIRTAGF
- a CDS encoding PilX N-terminal domain-containing pilus assembly protein, coding for MMMPKHLNDQCGAALLTALMVLALLTLLGMAATSAALTEIRITRNEVLRDSAFYQAEGGWQYALSWLADQPDELREDLGSRAAPSSWAQAFCAQAATAPETLDRDGLEQFAVSIHYLGTSHAPLYSTDFQRIDFSVHSRGFGPLQAQALIEVQVGRLLDLRGY
- a CDS encoding THUMP domain-containing protein, with amino-acid sequence MWKFNIVATMAGAGRYRHMLEDLAPFGEFRRTEFLGVALGQVSDPLSMLETIRRERERKFYAFQDLGRIIPVERVFTFTPDTFGDLLKEMVPGFLERLAGKSFYVRLERRGHKGEIISPEIERDLDAFILAQLEARGAPGTIDFTHPEAILAVETLGDRCGLGLLTRDLMERYEVVRVG
- a CDS encoding GspH/FimT family pseudopilin; its protein translation is MPAFSRQSRGFTLWEALSVLLILSLVAALALPQLRPWQIRLQENAEARALLAAFQQARSEAARGNGRAYLEFTLADHSPAAPRGGYRILAERPGDHSHELQGFTPFKALRLEQVSFSQGAAQGGFDFRGLPSHGAGSLVLRSPHDGSTHRLSLTLYGAARLNP
- a CDS encoding pilus assembly protein, which translates into the protein MKRALVVLGLAIWLGWAPAAALGAPLFGVPEFPLAAKRAAPPSVLLLLDTTEAAADTSFSPWDLARDAVDQLLERYGPEGAHFGLMSMAGDTRTTHLHLPCGTPPETIRAFVRAWHQPAQPPPAPSAVEIAPTRACPTRHLIFLSAQPATQAADFDARLEDLVCRSVPDADPEASVETILHILNLGAENALPTEVVEHNGGRHLNLPAESSQLFAAFDPLLTGFFAPWAQVADLVVLDDRRDNRELLVRAGFAPAEARGDLRAWRLSASGLEPAEESPLWSAAALLASRPAATRHILTPTGPAATLSPWVDSGPTLSHLQTLWDLDGPAAAALINAVREQPLGTLIHSTPLVVGAPRAHHRTPDYAEFRLAHQTRPTLIYTAANTGLLHAFSAFGAADLPAGGEAWAFIPAAVQQRIGQDQHGSHRYLLDLAPVAADARDPAWGTGHTAWKTLLIGGGGLGGPAYFALDITDPTPTGLKLLWEAQPFVGALAATRPLIGPILPSGSWVALFTSGPRSDDRPGGLRALALRDGAPLPLAANGASTLPVGSKTSAQPFYGLSDPVGIDSTGDGYLDLIYAGDSEGVLWKFFFDAELRAWRAKPRFDTGGPPISARPTLAIDRRGNLRIYFGTGRYLLDADHDDRRRNAFYGLIETRKDSHPAHPFAQGLRMAQTPADLAEVTELLHGDALAVLEEDRQKKLADRGWFFHLDPARGAPAERVITAPLVVAGTVYFTSLTPAAGPCEFGGTARLYAVAHDSGVPAHPEQHPHGESSANLNQLSPSRHTELGAGVPGALLWRFGRSGRPARLYAPTADLDLNPYRPATTAPGLHPRAWREIMP
- a CDS encoding ferritin family protein is translated as MDEFFDTCAEIESTLSLIYRRMANAIRGNERLKELLLQMAKDEADHVNQIRFARLLPADASFTGTKVSKTKLDLMLLKAQSLLQDIEAAPPAEEDALLRAIELEEGFMQVHVGSALEFSDPRLKERFELLARADEEHVATLREYFAEVYQRSA
- a CDS encoding response regulator; translation: MERGDVMGVLLIADRDKDGRKQLADFFANAGYQVVETDSAAQVLLDTFKKEAQVVLLSGEFDEIPAADLIPIIKKCNRHLTIILVSNEESLPQIRKLRSEGIFYHALKPVNAADKEELKLAVQCAFANAGGAPRHT
- a CDS encoding potassium channel family protein encodes the protein MKTFAAELAYFFRGQARKNIKILTFYCSFLTLLVMTYAALFRFLMWELEGRDYSFITGIYWTITAMSTLGYGDITFSSDPGFLFSAIVTLSGVVFMLILLPFGMISLFLAPWIEQRLRYRATMALPAETSGHILIFGFDSVTRTLTRHLQNRRTPFVIVSPDHEQAIALEEEGLQVVYGTPTDAKALRGARVEAAGHIIANLSDPENTNLCLTARSLCDTPIATLVNEPEHQDLLRLAGADQSIPLKNILGHYLASRATTRGALAHVLDSFGSLQIAEIPVQGTPFVGQTLAQAQVRQRTGLAVIGLWERGRFTTPQADTILSPKALMVLAGTAEQLKALEKVTGEEESEDRILILGHGRIGCAAASFLERRSVPFILIDCQSNPDCLDHVAVIGDATSPKVLRESGIQEAKGLIVTTNDDSTNIFLTLASRHINPDIRIVARANREENVEQLYAAGADFVVSNASVGANILSNIIEGKESIFLTEGINVFRRDLPPELIGKSIQDSRIRPRSGCSIVALERDDDQDPLVVPPPETILAKGMGLILIGSPEQEQVFSRTFRH